From the Calonectris borealis chromosome 4, bCalBor7.hap1.2, whole genome shotgun sequence genome, one window contains:
- the ZAR1 gene encoding zygote arrest protein 1 yields the protein MAEEAMESYLYAAYHPYSYRYPPPKGKGGAAGGWRPRGSGYFSGYGEAAAAAEYFDNYQRAQLKAILSQVNPNLTPRLRKANTKEVGVQVNPRQDASVQCSLGPRTLLRRRPGPPAGPRTHEAEQEREQEQGSPATTSTRAVRFPRTIAVYSPMASRRLTAFLEEPGPEPERRLQQEEAAAAVEEEPAALREQREAEAAAVRASWEKPPEGGAEPLGQRPAEPLGQRPPATPEPPAAGPEENREEEEAAAAAARAEQPAAPQKREPAAGKTRLRFQFLEQKYGYYHCKDCNIRWESAYVWCVQGTNKVYFRQFCRTCQKSYNPYRVEDITCQSCKQTRCTCPVKMRHVDPKRPHRQDLCGRCKGKRLSCDSTFSFKYII from the exons ATGGCGGAAGAAGCGATGGAGAGCTACCTGTACGCCGCCTACCACCCCTACTCCTACCGCTACCCGCCGCCCAAGGGCAAAGGGGGGGCGGCGGGTGGCTggcggccccggggcagcggctACTTCTCGGGCtacggggaggcggcggcggccgccgagTACTTCGACAACTACCAGCGGGCGCAGCTGAAGGCCATCCTCTCCCAGGTCAACCCCAACCTGACGCCGCGGCTCCGCAAGGCCAACACCAAGGAGGTGGGCGTTCAGGTCAACCCGCGGCAGGACGCCTCGGTGCAGTGCTCCCTCGGGCCCCGCACGCTGCTGCGCCGccgtcccggcccccccgccgggccgcggACCCACGAGGCGGAGCAAgagcgggagcaggagcagggcagccccgcCACCACCAGCACCCGTGCCGTGCGCTTCCCCCGCACCATCGCCGTCTACTCGCCCATGGCGTCCCGCAGACTCACCGCCTTCCTGGAGgagccgggcccggagccggagcggcggctgcagcaggaggaggcggcggcggccgtcgAGGAGGAGCCGGCCGCGCTGCGGGAGCAGCgggaggcggaggcggccgcCGTGCGGGCGAGCTGGGAGAAGCCCCCTGAGGGCGGCGCCGAGCCGCTGGGGCAGCGCCCGGCCGAGCCGCTGGGGCAGCGTCCTCCCGCGACCCCggagccgccggcggcggggccggaggagaaccgggaggaggaggaggcggcggcggcggcagcgcgggcagagcagccggccgccccccagaagcgggagccggcggcgggcaaGACCCGCCTGCGCTTCCAG TTCCTGGAGCAGAAGTACGGCTACTACCACTGCAAGGACTGCAACATCCGCTGGGAGAGCGCCTACGTCTGGTGCGTCCAGGGCACCAACAAG GTCTATTTCCGGCAGTTCTGCCGGACCTGCCAGAAGTCCTACAACCCGTACCGCGTGGAGGACATCACCTGCCAG AGCTGCAAGCAGACGAGGTGCACCTGCCCCGTGAAGATGCGCCACGTGGATCCCAAGAGGCCCCACCGCCAGGACCTCTGTGGGAGATGCAAAGGGAAACGCCTCTCCTGCGATAGCACATTTAGTTTCAAATACATCATCTGA